One stretch of Ammoniphilus sp. CFH 90114 DNA includes these proteins:
- a CDS encoding DUF1801 domain-containing protein, which translates to MSEINQYIDQVESKWKDSFLTLKKVIDQHIPSGFEMEMQNGIPSYVVPLTTYPDGYHCKRDTPLPFISIAAQKNHIAVYHMGMYADQELLTWFEKEYPNHMATKLNMGKSCIRFTNPSKIPFQLIGELVSKLTVEDWIRIYEGRTD; encoded by the coding sequence GTGTCTGAAATAAATCAATATATCGACCAGGTGGAATCGAAATGGAAGGACTCATTCTTAACATTAAAAAAGGTCATTGATCAACATATTCCAAGTGGTTTCGAAATGGAAATGCAAAATGGTATACCTTCTTACGTGGTCCCTTTAACTACTTACCCAGATGGATACCATTGTAAAAGGGATACCCCTTTACCGTTTATAAGTATTGCAGCACAAAAGAATCATATCGCTGTCTATCATATGGGGATGTATGCTGATCAAGAATTGTTGACTTGGTTTGAGAAAGAGTACCCTAATCATATGGCTACTAAATTAAATATGGGAAAAAGCTGCATTCGATTTACAAATCCTAGTAAAATCCCTTTTCAGCTTATTGGTGAACTCGTTTCTAAATTGACAGTAGAAGATTGGATTAGAATATATGAAGGAAGGACGGACTAA
- a CDS encoding Ldh family oxidoreductase yields the protein MSDSTVRVPKRELEQFVKNVFLGVGLDEEQSDIVARHLVLANLRGVDSHGVSRVDIYAKRLDLGIVSKKTKGDIIKESSSSMLMDGQGGLGIVLATEAIQIAVEKAKETGLAVVGVRGSGHCGMLADYTMYAAQHGCISIATTNAPPSMAPWGGKVGYLGTNPLSYGIPAGNERDIIFDMATSVVARGKITIALRNNQSIPFGWAISKEGNPTNNPAEALEGLVLPVGGPKGYGIAFLVEVLSGLFTGAAFGPYINSLYKDLDKKQNVGQFFFVMRADLFEDMDEFIGRMDQMIAEIRSLPLAEGFEKIYLPGEIELERTVERESFGIPLSHKLMNELEAVGKRYGVCF from the coding sequence ATGAGCGATTCTACTGTAAGAGTTCCTAAGCGAGAATTAGAACAGTTTGTGAAAAATGTGTTTTTAGGTGTTGGGTTGGATGAAGAGCAATCCGACATTGTTGCCAGACATCTTGTCCTTGCGAATCTTAGAGGGGTCGATTCCCATGGAGTTAGTAGAGTAGATATATATGCCAAACGACTTGACCTAGGAATTGTAAGCAAGAAAACAAAAGGCGATATTATAAAGGAATCCTCTTCCTCCATGTTAATGGACGGTCAAGGTGGATTAGGCATCGTTTTGGCGACGGAAGCCATTCAAATAGCGGTTGAAAAGGCGAAAGAAACGGGGTTGGCCGTCGTAGGGGTAAGAGGTTCAGGCCACTGCGGAATGTTAGCGGATTACACCATGTATGCCGCTCAGCATGGTTGCATCTCAATTGCGACGACCAATGCACCTCCTAGTATGGCTCCTTGGGGAGGAAAAGTCGGCTACCTTGGAACCAATCCATTATCTTATGGCATCCCTGCTGGGAACGAGCGAGATATTATATTTGATATGGCCACAAGTGTGGTCGCAAGAGGGAAAATTACGATTGCATTGAGAAATAACCAATCGATCCCATTCGGTTGGGCCATTTCAAAGGAGGGAAATCCGACCAATAATCCGGCTGAAGCATTGGAAGGTTTGGTGCTTCCTGTCGGTGGACCGAAAGGCTATGGAATCGCCTTTCTTGTTGAGGTCTTATCAGGCTTATTTACGGGAGCTGCATTTGGCCCGTATATTAACAGTCTGTATAAAGATTTGGATAAAAAACAAAATGTAGGCCAATTTTTCTTTGTTATGCGTGCCGATTTATTTGAAGATATGGATGAATTTATAGGCCGAATGGATCAAATGATTGCGGAAATACGAAGTCTACCTTTGGCGGAAGGGTTCGAGAAGATCTATTTGCCAGGCGAGATTGAATTAGAGAGAACAGTCGAGAGAGAATCCTTTGGTATACCTTTATCTCATAAATTAATGAATGAGCTTGAGGCGGTTGGAAAACGATATGGAGTTTGTTTTTAA
- a CDS encoding YcdB/YcdC domain-containing protein, with product MKSWNKAVLSLLAASLLATAQPVFAEEAPAQKVEQQQTLPKEVQASLDKLLEAFPEMKKMGIRDQSYLPENDFQPAGWYFGFDSRPEQPVEGKFYGNGHVKIDESGLLRNMHLQLPEWAASEAPDHEKAKAHAQKFLEETLGEEKAKEYQISHVYSGSSSSMDDHGNSLSWTAAGVQFERLINGIPFHGDSIHIEVDSQGHIASYQRNEMKDIALDKFPSPSKAISSEEVHKIYREKMEMKLAYNGHQPVSSWMGATDKKVETKSVLKYEPNWAWQLNALTGEEATSWDHALRPKEQKINLNSQGKILTIQSEEEFRQVLKEEFDFDSMDLVFEQRVERHQPYADVEIINYELRPDYKRETSKRKSQSHAFASVNKNTGQVLHINLHSEKMTIPETKISEEDAVKTALEVLGQYAPTNVKEMIMMVQSFDQPPVPSWVDESRLPKEARIRQMPKEYHINFSELHQGIPVHDRSYHVTIDGATGQLTGFGIPSYAASKLPEGKPAISAEEAKDIYLEKHPLVLRYIWEEYMGQKAPAPQLVYQPQYPSHPSYLDALTGKVVESKE from the coding sequence ATGAAGTCCTGGAATAAAGCAGTCCTATCCCTACTAGCTGCTAGCTTGCTAGCAACCGCCCAACCTGTTTTCGCAGAGGAAGCGCCTGCGCAAAAAGTTGAGCAGCAACAAACTTTACCGAAAGAAGTGCAAGCATCTTTGGACAAGTTGCTGGAGGCCTTTCCGGAAATGAAAAAGATGGGGATTCGTGATCAGAGCTATCTACCAGAAAATGATTTTCAACCTGCTGGGTGGTATTTTGGGTTTGATAGCAGACCAGAGCAGCCAGTTGAAGGCAAATTCTATGGAAATGGCCATGTGAAGATCGATGAGAGCGGCCTTTTACGCAACATGCACCTGCAATTACCGGAGTGGGCAGCCAGTGAAGCTCCCGATCACGAAAAAGCCAAGGCTCATGCCCAAAAATTCCTAGAGGAGACGCTTGGCGAGGAGAAAGCAAAGGAATATCAAATCTCCCATGTTTATTCCGGCAGCTCGAGTTCGATGGATGATCATGGAAACAGCCTGTCCTGGACAGCAGCTGGTGTACAGTTTGAACGGCTCATTAACGGCATTCCCTTTCATGGGGACAGCATTCATATTGAGGTAGATTCCCAAGGCCATATCGCTAGCTATCAACGAAATGAAATGAAGGACATAGCGTTAGACAAGTTTCCTTCTCCCTCCAAAGCCATATCTAGTGAAGAAGTTCATAAAATCTATCGCGAAAAAATGGAGATGAAGCTTGCTTACAATGGCCATCAGCCGGTCAGCTCCTGGATGGGGGCAACGGACAAGAAGGTTGAAACCAAGTCCGTCTTGAAATATGAACCAAACTGGGCATGGCAGCTCAATGCCTTAACAGGGGAAGAAGCAACATCTTGGGATCATGCCCTAAGGCCAAAAGAACAGAAAATCAACTTGAACTCCCAAGGGAAAATACTAACCATTCAGTCGGAAGAGGAATTTAGACAAGTCCTGAAAGAAGAGTTTGACTTTGATTCAATGGATCTTGTTTTTGAGCAGCGTGTTGAGAGACATCAGCCTTATGCTGATGTGGAGATTATCAATTATGAGCTACGTCCCGATTATAAGCGAGAAACGTCAAAAAGAAAGTCCCAAAGCCACGCGTTCGCTTCAGTCAATAAGAACACAGGGCAAGTGCTGCATATTAACCTTCATTCCGAGAAAATGACGATTCCCGAGACCAAGATCAGCGAAGAAGATGCAGTTAAAACCGCATTGGAGGTTCTGGGTCAATACGCTCCAACCAACGTCAAAGAGATGATCATGATGGTTCAATCCTTTGACCAGCCGCCAGTTCCATCTTGGGTGGATGAAAGCAGGCTGCCTAAAGAAGCAAGAATCCGCCAGATGCCGAAGGAATACCATATTAATTTTAGCGAGCTCCACCAGGGAATCCCTGTTCATGATCGCTCTTATCATGTCACAATAGATGGCGCAACCGGACAACTAACAGGATTTGGCATTCCGTCCTATGCGGCTAGCAAGCTTCCAGAAGGGAAACCCGCTATCTCAGCAGAGGAAGCTAAAGACATTTATTTGGAAAAGCACCCACTGGTATTGCGCTACATCTGGGAAGAATACATGGGACAAAAAGCACCTGCACCTCAGCTGGTTTACCAGCCTCAGTATCCTTCCCATCCGAGCTATCTGGATGCGTTAACAGGAAAGGTCGTTGAATCGAAAGAGTAA
- a CDS encoding MFS transporter yields MVYLIVILFVSFHIATRGNTMITTLYAIQLQATPLQLGVIVALVAFFPMIFAIYAGRMSDRLGYRLPLLLGSFGGSIAIILPYIFYDRLYILYVSQCLFGLAQIFVLVTIQNLMGAMSTKETRTKNFAINSLSISVASIIGPALTGATIDLFDYRLAYLLLSGLAMIPGLFLLFKVLPLPVGVDSGEESQNRFLDLLQSRPLRKIYITSGVLLAGVGIYEFYFPIYGDHIGFSASMIGIVLSVNASAYFVVRLFMPALARNFREEKILVGCLFVSAVAFILIPLFDQFIALVIISFILGLGLGCAQPISIVMAYNCSPKGRTGEVLGIRLTCNKIVQFLMPLLFGSAGSILGFILIFWANAFLFMVSGISSLEMKRNKDTPHVNRLG; encoded by the coding sequence ATGGTATATTTGATTGTTATTTTATTTGTGTCTTTTCATATTGCTACTCGTGGAAACACCATGATCACTACTTTATATGCCATTCAGCTTCAAGCTACCCCTTTGCAGCTAGGGGTCATCGTGGCTTTGGTTGCTTTCTTTCCTATGATATTTGCCATTTATGCAGGAAGAATGTCTGATCGCTTGGGATATCGTCTACCCCTTTTATTAGGGTCGTTCGGAGGAAGCATTGCCATTATATTGCCTTATATTTTTTATGATAGACTCTATATTTTGTACGTATCCCAATGCTTATTCGGTCTTGCCCAGATTTTTGTCCTTGTAACGATACAGAATTTAATGGGTGCCATGAGCACCAAAGAAACGAGGACGAAGAATTTCGCCATCAATAGTTTAAGTATTTCTGTTGCAAGTATCATTGGTCCAGCATTGACGGGTGCTACCATTGATTTGTTTGATTACCGCCTTGCTTATTTGCTTTTATCTGGCCTGGCCATGATTCCTGGGTTATTTCTACTATTTAAAGTGCTACCCCTTCCCGTTGGAGTAGATAGTGGAGAGGAGTCACAAAACCGTTTTCTGGATCTCTTGCAATCAAGGCCATTAAGAAAAATCTATATAACCAGTGGGGTTCTGTTAGCAGGTGTAGGGATCTATGAATTTTATTTTCCTATTTATGGAGACCACATCGGGTTTTCAGCTTCCATGATCGGCATTGTGCTCAGTGTAAATGCATCAGCATACTTTGTCGTTCGACTATTTATGCCTGCTCTTGCTAGAAATTTTCGTGAAGAAAAGATCTTGGTTGGCTGTTTATTCGTTTCTGCCGTAGCTTTCATACTAATCCCGTTGTTTGATCAGTTCATAGCATTAGTCATTATATCTTTTATCCTGGGACTCGGATTAGGCTGTGCCCAGCCCATTTCGATAGTAATGGCCTATAACTGTTCACCCAAGGGTCGAACAGGCGAAGTGCTTGGAATTCGGCTTACATGCAATAAAATCGTCCAATTTCTCATGCCCCTTCTGTTTGGTTCTGCAGGGTCAATTTTGGGCTTTATCCTGATATTCTGGGCTAATGCCTTCCTTTTTATGGTTAGTGGAATTTCTAGCCTTGAAATGAAAAGGAATAAAGATACACCACATGTTAATCGGCTAGGTTAA
- a CDS encoding MBL fold metallo-hydrolase: protein MNISNGVAMLELKIQQFVLNPTLIWDNETAVLIDAGMPGQWDLIRTAMAEAGVAFDKLKVVILTHQDLDHIGSLPEILNQAPHEIEVYAHKLDKPYIEGELHLMKTDPSRMNKEAWASVPEQLKPLYENPPKSKVNQTLEDGQVLPYCGGIQVIFTPGHTPGHISLYLEQSKTLVAGDALVCVDGKLRGPIEQTTPDMNTALQSITKLQNFDTQSIICYHGGLCHSNVKEQLKNIGVPYPFI, encoded by the coding sequence ATGAATATTTCAAATGGTGTAGCGATGCTAGAATTAAAAATTCAACAGTTTGTTTTGAACCCAACGTTGATCTGGGACAATGAAACGGCCGTTTTGATTGATGCAGGGATGCCCGGACAATGGGATCTAATCCGAACGGCAATGGCTGAAGCGGGAGTTGCTTTTGATAAGTTAAAAGTCGTCATCCTAACGCATCAAGATTTAGATCACATTGGCAGTCTTCCTGAGATTCTAAACCAAGCCCCACATGAAATTGAAGTATATGCACACAAGCTCGATAAACCCTATATTGAAGGTGAACTCCACCTCATGAAAACAGACCCAAGCCGAATGAATAAAGAGGCATGGGCATCCGTACCAGAACAACTGAAACCCTTATATGAAAATCCTCCAAAATCAAAAGTAAACCAAACCTTAGAGGATGGTCAAGTGCTGCCTTATTGCGGCGGTATTCAAGTAATTTTTACACCAGGTCACACCCCGGGCCATATCAGCCTTTATTTAGAACAGAGCAAAACGCTTGTAGCTGGTGATGCCTTGGTATGTGTGGATGGGAAATTACGCGGGCCTATTGAGCAGACGACGCCGGACATGAATACAGCACTCCAATCTATTACTAAACTACAAAACTTCGATACTCAATCTATCATTTGTTACCACGGCGGCTTATGTCATTCCAATGTAAAAGAGCAACTCAAAAATATAGGGGTTCCATATCCTTTCATATAA
- a CDS encoding GrpB family protein — protein sequence MEDQWKISTYDPEWKVLFVDIASKLRTSLGDLAIRIDHVGSTSVVDLDAKPVIDIQISIENYDDISTYKPKIEQVGFVLREENPDKTKKYFREAPGTRRTHIHVRQAGSFSEQITLLFRDYLRVHPGDCLRYAQEKHRLMALYKNERPKYVEGKGPIVWDIIQKAYSWSQEVGWTPPITDM from the coding sequence ATGGAGGATCAATGGAAGATTTCTACATATGACCCAGAATGGAAAGTTCTGTTTGTGGATATAGCTTCAAAATTAAGAACTTCTTTGGGAGATTTGGCCATTCGTATTGATCATGTCGGCTCAACTTCGGTTGTTGATTTGGATGCAAAGCCAGTTATTGATATCCAAATTTCTATAGAAAATTACGATGATATATCCACCTATAAGCCTAAGATTGAACAAGTGGGGTTCGTATTAAGGGAAGAGAATCCAGACAAAACAAAGAAGTATTTTCGGGAAGCACCAGGCACTCGAAGAACTCATATTCACGTCAGGCAAGCAGGTAGTTTTTCAGAACAAATTACATTACTCTTTAGAGACTATTTACGAGTACACCCTGGTGATTGTTTAAGGTACGCTCAAGAAAAACATCGACTAATGGCACTTTATAAGAATGAACGGCCGAAATATGTGGAAGGAAAAGGACCTATTGTTTGGGATATTATACAAAAAGCTTATAGCTGGTCACAAGAAGTAGGATGGACCCCCCCTATTACTGATATGTAA
- a CDS encoding VOC family protein → MKIIVTSIFVQDQDKALDFYSETLGFVKKHDVPAGEFRWITLVSPEDEEGTELLLEPNNHPAAKEYQKKIFAEGIPATMFGVADIHKEYERLSENGVKFTMEPTKMGEVTIAVFDDTCGNLIQIVQK, encoded by the coding sequence ATGAAAATTATTGTTACCAGTATATTCGTACAAGATCAAGACAAGGCACTGGACTTTTATTCAGAAACCCTCGGTTTTGTAAAAAAGCATGATGTTCCCGCAGGAGAATTTAGGTGGATAACACTAGTTTCTCCCGAGGACGAAGAAGGTACCGAACTTCTGCTCGAACCGAATAACCATCCAGCCGCCAAAGAGTATCAAAAGAAAATATTTGCTGAAGGCATCCCAGCCACCATGTTTGGTGTTGCAGATATTCATAAAGAGTACGAACGCTTATCGGAAAACGGCGTGAAGTTTACGATGGAACCGACCAAAATGGGCGAAGTCACCATAGCTGTCTTTGACGATACATGCGGCAACCTTATTCAGATCGTGCAGAAGTAA